CGGTTATTTTGGCCAAGATGCTTTCCATTTGAATGTCAATGTTCTTCAAAGAGAGAAATTACTGGATGCTTACCACAACCCAGATAAGTATCCAAACCTTACAATAAGAGTGTCTGGCTATGCTGTTCACTTCAACAGACTTACAGACGAACAAAAGAGAGAAGTTCTAGAAAGAACCTTCCACAATCACCAATAATTTTTTAATAAAAGGAGGCCCTATGGCAAAATTACATTCTATAGAAACAATGGGTCTAGTAGACGGACCTGGCATAAGGACAGTGTTTTTCCTTTCTGGCTGTCCGCTAAGATGTGTATTTTGCCACAATCCTGACACCCAGTCCATGGACTACGGGACAGAAATTACAGTCGAGGATTTGGTAAAAAGGGCCAAAAGAATGAAGCCCTACTTCAAAAAAGGAGGCGGAGTCACCATCTCAGGTGGCGAGCCTCTTGCAAGTGGGGCTTTTGTTGTCGATGCAATAAGGGCCCTCCATGATGAAGACATCCACGTTGCAATCGACACATCAGGCGTGGGCGACCTTGGCTATTACGATCAAATCGCCGAGGAAGCCGACCTTATCCTTCTTGACATCAAACACTACGACCCATATTTTTTTGAAGAAATAACCAAAAATCACCAAGATAAGCTCATAAAATTTATGGATGCAATCAAAAAAACCGACACCAGGGTATGGATAAGGCATGTAATGATGCCCTTTGTCACAGATACAAAAGAGGATATGGAAGGCCTAGTTGATTTTATAAGGCCAATAAAGAAAAATATTGACAAGATAGAAATCCTTCCCTACCACAAGATGGGAATTTGTAAATACACCGATCTGGGCAAGGCCTACAGGCTAGAAAATATGGAGGCCATGGATAAAAATAAGGCAAAAGACTTTGAAATCTATGCTAATAATATGTTAAAATCTTTGTAGGAGCAAGATATGACATATTACAAAAAAGATGAAGAAAGCTTTTTGGCTTTTTTGACAGATGAAGAATTAGCAAGGTTCAGGTACAGGCCCCAGGTCCTTGTCTATAAAAAAGGCGATGTGATTTTTTCTTTTGGTGACAAGTCCGATTTTATGTATATAATCCTCGAAGGTTTTATAAAAATTTCCACCTACCTATCTGACGGTAGGGAGCAGATTTTGTATATTTACGGAGAGGAAGACTTTGTTGGTGCCCACAACCTCCTCACGGACGAGAACTACATCTATGAGGCCAAGGCCCTTTCCAAGGCAAAACTTTTGATCATTTCTAAAATAGATTTTAATAATATTTTGAAAAACAACAACCAAGTCCTAATCAAAATCCTCGACCAGTCTTTTAGGAGAATAAGAAGGTCCGAAGAGCTTATAGACAGGCTTTCGACCCAAAATGCCGACATGAAGGTAGCAAAACTCCTCCTAGACTTGGCAGAAGATGTTGGTATTGTCAAGAAAGACGGAGTTTTAGTCACCTTCCACCTTAGCCGAGAGGAATTAGGATCCTACTCGGGTGTTGTGAGGGAGACCCTTTCCCGCAAACTATCTTCTTTTGAAAAGATGGGACTAATCGAGACAATCGGAAGAAATGAAATCTTAATAAAAAATATGAATGCCTTAAAAAAGATGACTTCTTAGATTTATCTAGGAAGTCTTCTTTAATTTGCTAAAGAATTTTCTTCCAGTATTATGATAAAACGGAGGAATTATGAATAAAGAAAGATTAAAAATAATGCTCGCCTATGTTGGTGTCCTCACAGGTGCGGGACTTGCCTCGGGCCAAGAGCTTTTGCAATACTTTGTCTCGCTTGGCAAGGGCGGGATTGTGGGAATCAGCCTTGTTGGCATCCTACATATGGTTATCGGTGGGATTTTACTAATCCTCGGTAGCCACTATCTTGCGACCGACCATTCCGATGTTTTTGACGAAATTACCAACAAATTTATTTCGAAATTTATGGACTTTTCCCTGATATTTACCTGTTTTGTAGTAGGTTTTGTCATGCTTGCTGGAGCTGGATCAAACCTAAACCAGGCCTTTGGTGTAAATGTCAACGTCGGCAGGGTTATATGCGCACTTTTAATAATCATAGTCGGCATGATGGATTTTAAAAAGGTTAGCCAGGTAATTGGGTCATTTACACCCTTTATCGTTGGCTTTGTCCTAATCGGATCAGTCTACACCTTTATTAATTTTAAGCCAGACTGGGAGAGCCTAAATGCTTTTGCGACAAGACTTCAAGCAAACTTCGACAATGTCGGTTTTGCCGTCCTAAATTATTTTGGAATGTGCCTTATGACTGCAGTTTCCATGGGCCTTGTCTTAGGCGGAGATGAATTAAGTTCGGAAAATGCCGGTTGGGGCGGCCTTTTGGGCGGTGCCATAGTCGGCATCATGGGAGTCTTAATTACCCTCACCCTTTTTATCAGGGTAGAAGAAGTCTACGACCTTGATATACCAATGCTTTATATAATCGAAGACATCAGCCCAATACTTGGTTTTATCATGGCCCTAGTTGTCTTTGGGATGATTTTTAACACCGGAATTTCACTTTTTTATGCCCTAGCAAGGAGATTTTCAAACGACGACGAGAGACGTTTTAAAATCATGCTTGTAACCATCACAGGCGCAGGCTTTATCCTATCCTTCCTAGGATTTAAGAAATTAGTATCAATTTTTTATCCGATAATCGGCTATATAGGAATATTCATGATGGCTCTTTTGGTCTTTGCCTACTTCAAGGAAAGAACAGCCATCAGACGTGAATCCATGAAAAGACTGGGAATAAGACACTACATGAGAAAAAAACTCGACGACGACATAGAATTTACCAAAAAAGACCAAGAAAGATTAAACAAATTAATAGACCGCTCCCACATAGACAACGACCAAATCCAGGAAAAGACAGAAGAAACCGTACAAGAAGCCATAGACAACGACGAAGAACCGATTACTGATCATGGGGAAGATTGAGAACCAGACCGTAGTATTATTAAGCTGCGGTCTTTTTGTGTACGTTCTCCTATAAGGTTTATATATATTTTTAGAAATTATTAATGATATAAAGAGATAAGGAATTTTTTAAAAATCTGTTATTATAAATAATAAAAGGTAAATTGCTTATTATATTCGACTAGATTTAAAACAATAACTGAATTTAAATTAAACATTAGGGAAATTTATATAAGTGAGGTTTAGGAATCCTAACACAAAGAGAACAAAGAAAAGCTGCAAAAGAATTTTCTAAAAGATGGGAAGGAATAGGATATGAAAAAGGAGATTCAGCTAGATTTTGGCTATCACTTTTAAATGAAGTTTATGGTGTAGAACATCCAGCAGAATATATTCGTTTTGAAGACCAAATAATGCTTGATCATACAAGCTTTATAGACGGTTATATACCTTCAACACACGTTTTAATTGAGCAAAAATCAATAGATAAAGATTTAAAAAAAGGCATTAGACAATCAGATGGTTCACTTCTATCACCTTTTCAACAAGCAAAGAGATATTCTATTGAGTTGCCATATGATGATAGACCAAGGTGGATAGTACTATCTAACTTTCAAGAATTTCATATTTTT
This genomic window from Anaerococcus murdochii contains:
- a CDS encoding Crp/Fnr family transcriptional regulator yields the protein MTYYKKDEESFLAFLTDEELARFRYRPQVLVYKKGDVIFSFGDKSDFMYIILEGFIKISTYLSDGREQILYIYGEEDFVGAHNLLTDENYIYEAKALSKAKLLIISKIDFNNILKNNNQVLIKILDQSFRRIRRSEELIDRLSTQNADMKVAKLLLDLAEDVGIVKKDGVLVTFHLSREELGSYSGVVRETLSRKLSSFEKMGLIETIGRNEILIKNMNALKKMTS
- a CDS encoding type IIL restriction-modification enzyme MmeI produces the protein MLTQREQRKAAKEFSKRWEGIGYEKGDSARFWLSLLNEVYGVEHPAEYIRFEDQIMLDHTSFIDGYIPSTHVLIEQKSIDKDLKKGIRQSDGSLLSPFQQAKRYSIELPYDDRPRWIVLSNFQEFHIFDMNKPQSEPKIVYLKDLEEDCYRKLTGNLTR
- a CDS encoding YkvI family membrane protein, whose product is MNKERLKIMLAYVGVLTGAGLASGQELLQYFVSLGKGGIVGISLVGILHMVIGGILLILGSHYLATDHSDVFDEITNKFISKFMDFSLIFTCFVVGFVMLAGAGSNLNQAFGVNVNVGRVICALLIIIVGMMDFKKVSQVIGSFTPFIVGFVLIGSVYTFINFKPDWESLNAFATRLQANFDNVGFAVLNYFGMCLMTAVSMGLVLGGDELSSENAGWGGLLGGAIVGIMGVLITLTLFIRVEEVYDLDIPMLYIIEDISPILGFIMALVVFGMIFNTGISLFYALARRFSNDDERRFKIMLVTITGAGFILSFLGFKKLVSIFYPIIGYIGIFMMALLVFAYFKERTAIRRESMKRLGIRHYMRKKLDDDIEFTKKDQERLNKLIDRSHIDNDQIQEKTEETVQEAIDNDEEPITDHGED
- the pflA gene encoding pyruvate formate-lyase-activating protein — encoded protein: MAKLHSIETMGLVDGPGIRTVFFLSGCPLRCVFCHNPDTQSMDYGTEITVEDLVKRAKRMKPYFKKGGGVTISGGEPLASGAFVVDAIRALHDEDIHVAIDTSGVGDLGYYDQIAEEADLILLDIKHYDPYFFEEITKNHQDKLIKFMDAIKKTDTRVWIRHVMMPFVTDTKEDMEGLVDFIRPIKKNIDKIEILPYHKMGICKYTDLGKAYRLENMEAMDKNKAKDFEIYANNMLKSL